Genomic DNA from Vanrija pseudolonga chromosome 3, complete sequence:
GTCCAGTCTAGCCTCCCTctggcccgccgccaccgccggcccgCGTCCGCAGGCAGTCGCCTCTcgacaaccacaaccaccgccgccgccgagagcTGCTCGGACTCGCAGTAGCAGTAGCCAGCACCGACACCAGGAGCGGCAACGAGCTGGCAACAGCCCGCATCCCACCTGGCACCGCCCCGCgaccaccactcaccactctCTCCTTGTTGTTTCTCTACCCTACCAGTGCGCCATTGTCGTAGTGTCGATCGCATTTGTccgagccaccaccactaccagTCACTTCCACCACTCTCTTTTACTCGCCATCAGCTCGGCCATCCAGCTCGAGACAGCATCCGTGCTCGCTCCCTAGCCAGCACgcactcgccacccaccatggcGCTCAAGCTgcgagcgcgcgacgacgcgcccgcccgccccgccttCTCGTTtgcgacctcgccgccacccgtCGCGCAGGATGTGCCCGGCTCCGGCGCGGCccacccgcgcccgcccggcgACTTCCTCCCCGAACGCGACATGCACATGTATGGCGCGCAgccgctcgaggtcgccgaaCCCGGCCGCAGCGTCGTGCGCTGCACCCGCTGCGGGCGCAACGTCCTCGAGTGGGCTGCGGGTGACCACAGGCGTGAGTGGCGGCCTGGCTGGCgacaccagccagccagtgccATCAGTCAACAATGGCCGTGGCGATGGGTCCCATTGCCACGGCATCCCCGCCGCATTGTTGTGACCCCCTCCCGTGCCAACCCCCTAACCCCACAGGCATCTGCTcgcacgtcctcgacggcgcgccactCACGGTGAAGAAGAcgctcaaggccgacaagcgcgtgcgcgcgggcACCGATGACCCTAGTGGAAAGAAGcgtcgcgcgagcgagggtgagtggcaGCAGTAACGTTGATCAGACGACTGACAGTGCCAGTCTCTCCGTCCGACTCGCCAGAAGCGAGCCCCtccaagaagaagcagcgTTTGCTCCACGCCGACGTACGTGAGATGGTgggctcggacgacgagctcgacctgaGCGCTCTTAAACATATGAAAAAGAGCGAGATTAAAAAACTGCAgaaggagcacgagcgacTCAAGAAGCGCGCAGcaaaggagaaggagcgAGAGGCGATTgcggagcgcaagcgccaGCGTGGTGAGTGGCGGGTGTCGAGCCACAATGACGCTGACACACttctcccctccccccccccctctccccgcAGCGTCCAACCCGCTCGACTACGACCGCCAATGCGGTGTCATCAACGACAAGGGGCTCCCGTGCTCGCGTTCGCTCACTTGCAAGACGCATACTGTcggcgccaagcgcgccgtccAGGGCCGCACTCGTCCCTACGACGAGCTCTTTATCGAGTGGCAGCGTGCCCACAACCCCAACTTCAAAGAGCCCGTGcccaagaaggacaaggaggccgccaaggccaacggcgGTGGCTCGGGTGCCGGCTCgaccctcggcgcggcggaccgcaaggccgccgcggcaaagaagcgccgcctcgcgctcgacggcgacgacggcctccgcttcgacgaggacggccaccgcgagatggaggagcTCATCCGCGCCACCCGTATCTGCGGCGACCGTGTGCGCACGGCATCGTACGCGATCGGCAGCGAGCACAAGACGCCGTCCGTTGGCGGCAGCCCTCCTGCCCAGGCGGCAACGCCCTccgccaaggccgctgcCCCGCTCCGCACtgccccgtcgtcgaccggcaGCTTCAGCGACAACCTCttcgtctcggcgtcgccgtggcAGACGACGTCGTACGAGCAGTTCTCGATGGGCGACCTCCTCaccaaggcgctcgccgcccgcccccgcccgtcCCAGCAGACGGGCCGCGGCTCCATCTCGGGCGCGTCAAAGCCCGGCCCCATTGTCCCGCCGCTCGTCAcccccgtcgcgccggcgacccAGGGCGTCACGGCCTGAGCAGAGCTGCTGCCCATGTAGCCATCTACTGTCCATCTGTATaacgcggcgagcgggtgggGCGCAGCCCCAGCCCGGCTACCCCCTGCGACCACCCCGCCGCATCCCACTTTACAGTTGTATTTGTCGCCCCCCGCGGCCACTTTCATTCCATGATACCCCATTGGCAACTCGTTGCCTCATGCATATCGTACACTACATGGTTGCATGGTACAGTggtggcgtgggcggcgtgggcttgGCCGTGGGCTTGGCTGTGGCCGTGGCCGATGGCCTGCTAATGAACATTACTACGGGGGCTACTGGGCTActcgtcgtcaacctcgaTGGGCTCGGCGCCTCGACGGTTGGACGATGGTGATGGGTCGGCCTGCTCTGGTGCCTGCTGGTTGAggctgcggcgtgccgagccgCGGGTGGTGAGACTGTGTGGTGTCGACTGTGGCAGGCGTCAGCTTGGGCACGGCACGAGACtcgagagcagcagcagaggctCAGTGAGAAGATtggtccgcctcgtcgaccagaGTCGACTGCAGAGCGATTCTGATACGTGTATTACATCCTtgccgctgctgttgctgctcgtcgttgcACAAACTCACCGGAGCGTTCTTGCCCGTGTGCACACGCGGcgtggggggcgggggcggcgccgcgacctgCTTCGGGGGCTGCGGGAccgccgcacgcgcgtgcgTGTTGGACGGGCGCTTGACAATGGCGTTGGGAAAGAGGGGGTTGGTCGacagcgcgagcggcggcaggtcgCCGTGCCCTGCGACTGTGACCCcgttgcgctcggcgccgctgccgctcccGGCGTCGCTGGTGCGCTCGTGCTCCGACTGCCTGCGGGCCTTTgacgggccggcgcgcggcggctcgtcctcttccgacgacgacgactcgctCTCGTCCGCCTGCGCAAGCTTCTtcttgcgcagctcgagcgcctcggacATTGTGATCGGCAAAGGGATGACGTCTGGGGTGTGTCAGCGACGTCCGGGAGCGCAACAGTCTTgcgacgcgccgcagcggctCAGTGAGAAGATTTGTCCTCCTGTAGTTCGGAGCGATTCTGATACAAAGATAACATCTTTGCCGCTGCGGGGACGCCAAGTGGACGTGGACGTACCCTTCAAAAACTCAAACTCCTCGGaccgctcgacgacgttggcCATGTCCTTGTAGTTGACGATCCTGCGCTTCTCAAGGCGCGCCTTCATGTATCCCTCCTCCATGAAGTGCTTGATAAAGTATTCCTGGGGGTTAGTGCCGTAGGGCTCAGCCAACCCACCGTGGCCACGGCGACAAGGaacgtcgcctcggcgctcatcatgtcgagctccttgtcCGCCTTGATGATTCTCTTGATGCGCGAGATGGGGAAGAGCGTCGTGCCAATCTTCTTCTCGGCAAGCGACTGGCGTGACTTGATAATacgcttcttcttctgcgGGCCTGCGGGTCGGGTGAGCGGACTGATGGATGATGGTGGGAAAGACTGGCGCGTGGTGACCACGACGCGCACAACAACTCGACTCAcgctcaccgccctcgccgtcatcctcctcgccggcagaGTGCTCCGCCTCCCCTGCGGGCGCGtgcgctgccgagctcgtctcCGCGTACTGGTGGTTTCCGTCGTCTTCGTACTCGGCCTGCATGGTGTGGGGTGTGGGTATGGGTGGAGACAAAGgagatgatgatggtggACAAACCAAACTCAAGaagtcgcgccgcggcggtgtgtTGAACGCgacggacgcgacggcgggagCAAATCCGCGCAGCCACGTTGTGTGGCACTCGTCGCTGCCTCCCGTTGCAGCTGCCACAAGCAAGTCGTTGGAAGCAGCTGGACGCGATGCTTGTGCTCTGCACTGGCGTTGACAGGGATGCATAAAGTGGTAGAATGGTAGCCGCCAGGCTTTACATAGGCATAACCAGCACTGCCTTCCCTTACCCTCCCCCCCCTCACCGGACATAAGCAACCCCCGACCACACCAGCACCAAGCCTTCAGCGGGGGAAACGGGGTGGCGCACTCGTACGTCGACCGGGCAAGTGATAGCAATGAGCAAATACGACCAGCGCGGACAGTGTTCGATCCTCGTTGAAGCCGCTGAGTTTGCTCGCCAGCGTGGGTGCTGTGTTGGCATCCACTTCCAGGAACAGTGGGATTGCGGGCTCCGGTTGGATTGTGGGATCGGTTGGATTGGGGGGTTCCTGGGATATCCGGGGCCGCGAGGCCTCGAGGGGCGAGCTTTTtggcgctggtggcgctGATGGCGTAAATGTGGATGCGGGTGAGAGATGGAGAGGAAGATGGCGTGGCGTGATTGGTATGGGCTTTCGCCTTTGCTTCGTTGCTTGTTACGGCGTGCTGCAGTCCTGCAGGATACATCGATGCCTGATGCGCGTATGCTTGTCGTGCAAACGCATTTGCACTGCGCCAAGAGCCAATTCTACATCGCGGTGACATTTCCTGGTCCAGCGGCAGCTCACACCGGATGTTGAGCCCCCAGCCAAATCTCTCTGTCCGCTTTCGGCGAGGAGGAATAAACTGCGCCTCAACACGACATTACACTTCCAGGGCTGACCGAACCGGAACGCAGCAGCCACTTTGAGCACATCCGCATGCTTAATGGTTGTACAGGATACAGGAATTCATGCACAACCGGAACATAGGTGCCGGGTGGGAGACGTACCAGTTAGTTACCATGTTCGCTCGTTTCCGCCCGACATGGACGGTTGAGACTATGTACACTTGTGTCACGACCGCGAGGGCACAAGACGGCAAATGTGTGCTGTGTGCGCATGGCCGACATTGCAGATTGCATTCTGATGGAGAGGAGGTGGGAAGCGCCAGGCTGAGAGATACAACACGCCGTTCGTCGGCATTTCAGCCGACTGGACTGGCGGCCGGTCGTTTCATGACGTTGTTAGGCATAGACTCGGACACTGGTGCAGCCTGCCCACCCGGCCAGTGCTTGCTTGAACGTCGGCGGT
This window encodes:
- the SGF73 gene encoding SAGA-associated factor 73, with product MALKLRARDDAPARPAFSFATSPPPVAQDVPGSGAAHPRPPGDFLPERDMHMYGAQPLEVAEPGRSVVRCTRCGRNVLEWAAGDHRRICSHVLDGAPLTVKKTLKADKRVRAGTDDPSGKKRRASEVSPSDSPEASPSKKKQRLLHADVREMVGSDDELDLSALKHMKKSEIKKLQKEHERLKKRAAKEKEREAIAERKRQRASNPLDYDRQCGVINDKGLPCSRSLTCKTHTVGAKRAVQGRTRPYDELFIEWQRAHNPNFKEPVPKKDKEAAKANGGGSGAGSTLGAADRKAAAAKKRRLALDGDDGLRFDEDGHREMEELIRATRICGDRVRTASYAIGSEHKTPSVGGSPPAQAATPSAKAAAPLRTAPSSTGSFSDNLFVSASPWQTTSYEQFSMGDLLTKALAARPRPSQQTGRGSISGASKPGPIVPPLVTPVAPATQGVTA
- the SPCC16C4.22 gene encoding Putative transcription factor, which produces MQAEYEDDGNHQYAETSSAAHAPAGEAEHSAGEEDDGEGGERPQKKKRIIKSRQSLAEKKIGTTLFPISRIKRIIKADKELDMMSAEATFLVAVATEYFIKHFMEEGYMKARLEKRRIVNYKDMANVVERSEEFEFLKDVIPLPITMSEALELRKKKLAQADESESSSSEEDEPPRAGPSKARRQSEHERTSDAGSGSGAERNGVTVAGHGDLPPLALSTNPLFPNAIVKRPSNTHARAAVPQPPKQVAAPPPPPTPRVHTGKNAPSTPHSLTTRGSARRSLNQQAPEQADPSPSSNRRGAEPIEVDDE